The following nucleotide sequence is from Cumulibacter manganitolerans.
GCGCGACAGCGTCGGGCTGCCGTGGATCGTCGCCGCCCTCGGCGGCATCGTGACCTCCGCGGTGCTGGCGCTGCTCGTCGAGCGGCTGCTGATCAGCAAGGCCCGGCTCGCGCACCACGACTCCCTGGCCATCCTGACCATCGGTCTGGACACCATCTTCCTGACCGAGATCATCCGGCGGCTGGGTGTCTCGGACAACCCGAACCTGTTCCCGTCGGTCAAGCCGCTGCGCATCGGCGACGTGAGCATCCAGGGCATCTACCTGGTCAGCATGATCACCGCGCTGATCATCATCGGCGTGTTCTTCGTGGTCTTCCAGAAGACCAACTGGGGCACCTCGATGCGCGCCCAGGCCGAGAACAAGGAGGCCGCCTCGCTGATGGGCATCCGCTCCGGTCGCGTCACGGCGTCCGCGTGGGTCGTCGGCGGCGCGCTCGCCGGCGTCGCGATCCTGTTCATCGCGTCCCCGTCGTTCGCCGGCTCGGGCCTGTCGGCCACCTCGCACGCGCTGGCTCTCGCCGCGTTCCCTGCAGCCATCGTCGGCGGGCTGAGCTCGACGGAGGGCGCCATCGTCGGCGGCATCGTCGTCGGCCTGACGAACTCGTTCGGCGAGTTCTACGTCGACAAGCTGTTCGCGACGGTCGCGGTGTACCTGGTCATGGTCCTCGTGCTCGTCTTCAAGCCCTCGGGCCTGTTCGGAAAGGTGGAGCAGCGTCGTGTCTGACACCAACGTCACCACCGCGCCCGCGACCGCGGTCGCGCCTACCAACGACGACATCTCGCACGATCCCGCCGTCAAGGCGCTGGTCAAGCCCACTGTCTGGCAGCGCTGGCGGCTGACGATCGGCATGGTGATCTTCGCGGTCGTCATGTTCCTGCTGCCGCTCTACCTCGCCCCGGACGACCTGTCCAA
It contains:
- a CDS encoding branched-chain amino acid ABC transporter permease, which translates into the protein MSTFMQVLITGLGRGAVYALLALGFVIIYKATEVVNFAHGSIALVGGYLVFVLRDSVGLPWIVAALGGIVTSAVLALLVERLLISKARLAHHDSLAILTIGLDTIFLTEIIRRLGVSDNPNLFPSVKPLRIGDVSIQGIYLVSMITALIIIGVFFVVFQKTNWGTSMRAQAENKEAASLMGIRSGRVTASAWVVGGALAGVAILFIASPSFAGSGLSATSHALALAAFPAAIVGGLSSTEGAIVGGIVVGLTNSFGEFYVDKLFATVAVYLVMVLVLVFKPSGLFGKVEQRRV